A region of Myxococcus stipitatus DSM 14675 DNA encodes the following proteins:
- the sufU gene encoding Fe-S cluster assembly sulfur transfer protein SufU, with amino-acid sequence MSSGSDDLKDLYQEVVLEHSKRPRNFRVVEGANREAAGHNPLCGDQLSVTLKMEGDIIRDIGFQGQGCAISRASASLMTGAVKDKSKAEAEALFELVHKLVTEGPESVDVEALGKMAVLSGVSEFPARVKCASLAWHTMRAALEGRDEAVSTE; translated from the coding sequence ATGAGCTCGGGCTCGGATGACTTGAAGGACCTCTATCAGGAGGTCGTGCTGGAGCACTCCAAGCGGCCGCGCAACTTCCGCGTGGTGGAGGGCGCCAACCGCGAGGCGGCGGGACACAACCCGCTGTGCGGAGACCAGCTCTCCGTGACGCTGAAGATGGAGGGCGACATCATCCGCGACATCGGCTTCCAGGGGCAGGGCTGCGCGATCTCGCGTGCGTCCGCGTCGCTGATGACGGGGGCGGTGAAGGACAAGTCGAAGGCGGAGGCGGAGGCGCTCTTCGAGCTGGTGCACAAGCTGGTGACGGAAGGCCCGGAGTCGGTGGACGTGGAGGCGCTGGGCAAGATGGCGGTGCTGTCGGGGGTGAGTGAGTTCCCCGCGCGCGTGAAGTGCGCGAGCCTCGCGTGGCACACGATGCGCGCGGCGCTCGAGGGTCGGGATGAAGCGGTCTCCACGGAATAG
- a CDS encoding type 1 glutamine amidotransferase domain-containing protein — protein MGRKLRGLRVAVLAADGFEQVELTRPVRTLERHGADVKIVSLQPGYIRAMKHMVPGKRVRVDATLKDVKAADFDAVLLPGGLINPDTLRQSALARDFVHDADSLNLPMAIICHAPWLLISAGLAEGRTLTSWPGIRDDVKNAGANWRDEPLVHDDNWVSSRSPHDLPHFEKALVELFAEKLPEVRERIRQVESYPTPTHYHPPEESPRQWPKVLAGGLATAALGLGMVHRLSTR, from the coding sequence ATGGGAAGGAAACTCAGAGGCTTGCGAGTGGCGGTGCTGGCGGCGGATGGCTTTGAACAAGTCGAGCTGACGCGGCCAGTCAGGACGCTGGAGCGGCACGGAGCCGACGTGAAGATTGTCTCGCTCCAGCCCGGTTACATCCGCGCCATGAAGCACATGGTGCCCGGCAAGAGGGTCCGCGTGGACGCGACGCTGAAGGACGTGAAGGCCGCGGACTTCGACGCCGTGCTCCTCCCCGGAGGGCTCATCAACCCGGACACGCTGCGGCAGAGCGCGCTCGCGCGGGACTTCGTGCACGACGCGGACTCCCTCAACCTGCCCATGGCCATCATCTGCCATGCCCCGTGGCTGCTCATCTCCGCGGGGCTCGCGGAGGGGCGCACCCTCACCTCGTGGCCGGGCATCCGCGACGACGTGAAGAACGCGGGCGCGAACTGGCGCGACGAGCCCCTGGTGCACGACGACAACTGGGTCTCCAGCCGGAGCCCGCACGACCTCCCCCACTTCGAGAAGGCCCTGGTGGAGCTCTTCGCGGAGAAGCTCCCGGAGGTGCGCGAGCGCATCCGTCAGGTCGAGTCCTACCCCACGCCCACGCACTACCACCCGCCCGAGGAGTCCCCACGGCAGTGGCCCAAGGTGCTCGCGGGTGGCCTGGCCACGGCGGCACTGGGGCTCGGAATGGTCCACCGGTTGTCGACGCGCTGA
- a CDS encoding isoaspartyl peptidase/L-asparaginase family protein, which yields MFASRPSFPRSLVAGTALLLSPVGCTSTQSSTRADDSRLTQEGTPARKPKWGLVIHGGAGVISRENLSAEREAEVRAALQQALQAGHAVLAQGGSSLDAVTAAVRILEDSPHFNAGKGAVFNHDGINELDAAIMDGATRSAGAVAGLRRVKNPIELARRVMEKSPHVMMMGEGAEQFAKAQGVELVDPKYFFTEDRWQSLQRALEKERAVPSQSPSSLLPGVDPVTGDHKFGTVGAVALDQAGNLAAGTSTGGMTNKRFGRVGDSPIIGAGTYADPRCAVSATGHGEFFIRYTVARDICARVEYQSLPLPEAANIVVNDVLVKAGGEGGVIAMDRDGNVAMPFNSTGMYRGYVGEDGQPHVAIFKESEESASSP from the coding sequence ATGTTCGCCTCGCGTCCGTCGTTTCCCCGGAGCCTCGTCGCGGGCACCGCGCTGCTCCTGAGTCCCGTGGGCTGCACGAGCACCCAGTCCTCCACGCGCGCCGATGACTCGCGGCTCACCCAGGAGGGCACACCGGCCCGGAAGCCGAAGTGGGGCCTGGTCATCCACGGAGGCGCGGGCGTCATCTCCCGGGAGAACCTCTCCGCCGAGCGGGAGGCCGAGGTCCGCGCCGCGCTCCAACAGGCGCTCCAAGCGGGCCACGCCGTGCTGGCCCAGGGAGGCAGCAGCCTGGACGCGGTGACGGCGGCCGTGCGCATCCTGGAGGACTCGCCGCACTTCAACGCGGGCAAGGGCGCGGTCTTCAACCATGACGGCATCAACGAACTGGATGCCGCCATCATGGACGGGGCCACGCGCTCCGCGGGCGCGGTGGCGGGGCTTCGGCGCGTGAAGAACCCCATCGAGCTGGCGCGTCGGGTGATGGAGAAGTCGCCGCACGTGATGATGATGGGCGAGGGCGCGGAGCAGTTCGCGAAGGCGCAGGGCGTGGAGCTGGTGGACCCGAAGTACTTCTTCACCGAGGACCGGTGGCAGAGCCTCCAGCGTGCGCTCGAGAAGGAGCGTGCCGTGCCCTCGCAGTCGCCTTCTTCGCTGTTGCCGGGAGTCGACCCGGTGACGGGGGACCACAAGTTCGGCACGGTGGGCGCGGTGGCGCTGGACCAGGCGGGGAACCTGGCCGCGGGCACGTCCACGGGGGGCATGACGAACAAGCGCTTCGGCCGCGTGGGCGACTCACCCATCATCGGCGCGGGGACCTATGCGGACCCTCGCTGCGCCGTGTCCGCCACGGGGCATGGGGAGTTCTTCATCCGGTACACGGTGGCTCGCGACATCTGCGCGCGCGTCGAGTACCAGTCCCTGCCGCTGCCCGAGGCCGCCAACATCGTCGTCAATGATGTGCTGGTGAAGGCGGGAGGGGAGGGTGGTGTCATCGCCATGGACCGTGATGGGAATGTGGCCATGCCCTTCAACTCCACCGGCATGTACCGGGGCTATGTGGGGGAGGACGGTCAGCCCCACGTGGCCATCTTCAAGGAGTCGGAGGAGTCGGCTTCCAGCCCGTAG
- the sufT gene encoding putative Fe-S cluster assembly protein SufT — protein MRGVTAMLEREVPATIIPSGDKVMLPEGSELRVMQTLGGNITVQDPYGQLFRIDEKDGAALGEEYAPKEKAASDPSEFHEEQVWEQLRTVYDPEIPVNIVELGLVYACKAEPLPEGGHKVEIQMTLTAPGCGMGPVLVEDVKTKVGSVPGVKEAAVELVWEPAWDQSRMTDVAKLQLGWM, from the coding sequence ATGCGAGGCGTGACGGCGATGTTGGAGCGGGAGGTCCCCGCGACCATCATTCCCAGCGGAGACAAGGTGATGCTGCCGGAGGGCTCGGAGCTGCGCGTGATGCAGACCCTGGGCGGCAACATCACGGTGCAGGACCCCTACGGGCAGCTCTTCCGCATCGACGAGAAGGACGGCGCGGCGCTGGGCGAGGAGTACGCGCCCAAGGAGAAGGCCGCGAGCGACCCGAGCGAGTTCCACGAGGAGCAGGTCTGGGAGCAGCTGCGCACGGTGTATGACCCGGAGATTCCGGTGAACATCGTGGAGCTGGGCCTGGTGTACGCGTGCAAGGCGGAGCCGTTGCCGGAGGGCGGACACAAGGTCGAAATCCAGATGACGCTCACGGCGCCGGGCTGCGGCATGGGGCCGGTGCTCGTCGAGGACGTGAAGACGAAGGTGGGCTCGGTGCCGGGCGTGAAGGAAGCCGCGGTGGAGTTGGTGTGGGAGCCGGCGTGGGACCAGAGCCGGATGACGGACGTCGCGAAGCTTCAGCTCGGCTGGATGTGA
- a CDS encoding DUF6463 family protein, giving the protein MRTTTGTLLMLTGGLHQAVGLMLYREPLLEILRAGVLGTVDDMSPRASAFWFLVVGWGLMLLGGLARWAERATGRPLPSGFGWALVALGVFCVVPMPETGAWVFFPLGALALYRGRPAPEQAPLGIPRVFVEGADHIDVKTVESEASLREFVAGLMSYQPVWLTALFVVRAVFVRFLGLRQERLPRLAPLRAETVPMTPGAKASFFTVRHAEEERTWVAGAADSHLDAILAVTMESAPERPRRFHVVTLVHYRNWAGPVYFNVIRPFHHLVVGAMARAAATPQ; this is encoded by the coding sequence ATGCGCACGACGACAGGGACGCTGTTGATGCTCACCGGAGGACTGCACCAGGCCGTGGGTCTGATGCTCTACCGGGAGCCGCTGCTGGAGATTCTCCGAGCCGGTGTCCTCGGCACCGTGGACGACATGAGTCCCCGGGCCTCGGCCTTCTGGTTCCTGGTGGTGGGCTGGGGGCTGATGTTGCTGGGAGGCCTCGCGCGCTGGGCGGAGCGAGCAACGGGCCGACCCCTTCCCTCGGGCTTCGGCTGGGCACTCGTGGCGCTCGGCGTCTTCTGCGTGGTGCCCATGCCCGAAACAGGGGCCTGGGTCTTCTTCCCCTTGGGAGCCCTCGCCCTCTACCGGGGACGTCCGGCGCCGGAACAGGCGCCACTCGGCATACCGCGCGTCTTCGTCGAAGGCGCCGACCACATCGACGTGAAGACCGTGGAATCCGAAGCGTCCCTGCGCGAGTTCGTCGCCGGACTGATGTCGTACCAGCCCGTGTGGCTCACCGCGCTGTTCGTCGTCCGCGCCGTCTTCGTCCGGTTCCTCGGGCTGCGCCAGGAGCGGCTGCCTCGGCTGGCCCCGCTGCGCGCGGAGACAGTCCCCATGACGCCCGGAGCCAAGGCGTCCTTCTTCACGGTGCGCCACGCGGAGGAGGAGCGCACCTGGGTGGCGGGGGCGGCGGACTCGCACCTGGATGCGATTCTCGCCGTCACGATGGAGTCAGCGCCCGAGCGGCCTCGCCGCTTCCACGTCGTCACCCTGGTGCACTACCGGAACTGGGCGGGGCCGGTGTACTTCAACGTCATCCGGCCCTTCCATCACCTGGTCGTCGGCGCCATGGCGCGCGCCGCCGCCACACCTCAGTAG
- a CDS encoding YXWGXW repeat-containing protein, with protein MSPRNWLWMVALLSAPMVQAQTTPVPADDSEYSDDDDRDSNERYGDEEDSDEEMTPSAPQPPPALPTERPTRRPFGGAVWASGHWYWDGGEWRFNAGTWLAPMEGYQFVNGYWEEDRGSWYWVSGGWARLGTTEVEIPIAVSAEALSTQQAPPAPRQEMRPAAPSANLVWEPGYWYWSGREWDWVDGTWAAPPRADLAYVSPRWVQRGLSWHFVGGGWAPRGSVNITIPVFRHAHVSVGWGHPNYFAHTWYRAPAVRYYYHRPWRTHGHYYRHDRVWRSPRYHDYYRRHDASPGYGNHRDDRWRNRDNGGWRNRDNGGGWRSRPSERHERWRAPGHRSGGTHGATPVGNHGHGRGGRGRGDRHH; from the coding sequence ATGAGTCCTCGAAACTGGCTCTGGATGGTGGCCCTGCTGTCCGCCCCGATGGTCCAGGCGCAGACAACCCCGGTGCCCGCGGACGACTCGGAGTACTCCGACGACGATGACCGGGACTCCAACGAGCGGTATGGCGACGAGGAGGACTCCGACGAGGAGATGACCCCGTCGGCCCCTCAGCCGCCTCCCGCGCTGCCCACCGAGCGGCCGACCCGCCGCCCGTTTGGTGGCGCGGTGTGGGCCTCCGGCCACTGGTACTGGGATGGCGGGGAGTGGCGCTTCAACGCGGGCACGTGGCTGGCCCCCATGGAGGGCTACCAGTTCGTCAACGGCTACTGGGAGGAGGACCGAGGCTCCTGGTACTGGGTCTCCGGCGGCTGGGCCCGGCTGGGCACGACGGAGGTGGAGATTCCCATCGCCGTCTCCGCCGAGGCGCTCTCCACGCAGCAGGCGCCTCCCGCGCCCCGTCAGGAGATGCGCCCCGCGGCGCCCTCCGCCAACCTCGTCTGGGAGCCCGGCTACTGGTACTGGTCCGGCCGCGAGTGGGACTGGGTGGATGGTACGTGGGCCGCTCCGCCGCGCGCGGACCTGGCCTACGTCTCGCCTCGCTGGGTGCAGCGCGGGCTGAGCTGGCACTTCGTCGGTGGGGGATGGGCGCCTCGCGGCTCGGTGAACATCACCATCCCCGTCTTCCGCCACGCGCACGTCTCGGTGGGCTGGGGCCATCCCAACTACTTCGCGCACACGTGGTACCGCGCTCCGGCCGTCCGCTACTACTACCACCGCCCCTGGCGGACCCACGGCCACTACTACCGGCATGACCGCGTCTGGCGCTCGCCCAGGTACCACGACTACTACCGCCGCCACGACGCCTCGCCCGGGTACGGCAACCACCGCGATGACCGCTGGCGCAACCGCGACAACGGCGGCTGGCGCAATCGCGACAACGGCGGTGGCTGGCGCAGCCGTCCCTCGGAGCGGCATGAGCGCTGGCGTGCCCCGGGCCACCGCTCCGGCGGCACCCACGGCGCCACGCCCGTCGGGAACCACGGCCACGGCCGAGGCGGGCGGGGCCGCGGCGACCGCCACCACTGA
- a CDS encoding PQQ-dependent sugar dehydrogenase: MTPWTCRFARLLPLFLLALACAPDPSTEGAASPEGTDSIQTAATLPPSYSDTQVTAVAQPTALAFTPDGRLLITTQGGQVRVYSGGVLLTTPALNLSSKLCTNSERGLLGVAVDPNFISNTHVYLYYTFNKFNTCSTNITNVAVNRVSRFLLSSNNIINPASEVVLLDNIPSTAGNHNGGDLHFGPDGLLYISVGDGGCQLGDPTRCAGQNTTARRLDVMLGKMLRIRKDGTIPTDNPWFASAGSRRCGNPAGVPSGTGPCQENYATGLRNPFRFAFQPGTSTFFINDVGQGVWEEIDEGIKGADYGWNTREGHCANNSTTNCGAPPAGMTNPIFDYKHGTNPSPSPFQGCNSITGGAFAPPGAWAASDDNAYFFSDYVCGKVFKLTRGAGGTVSVSAFATGLGNSSAVMLRFGPSANGTALYYTTYAGGGEVRRINFTGAMNRPPVAAFTATPTEGATPLNVQFDASGSSDPDGDALRYVWTFGDGSATVETTTPTTSHVYTAAGTFTASLTVRDARGTSSVQAATRRIDSGNTAPVPVITGPLESLRFYAGQPLVLTGTATDAEDGTLPASSLSWRALLHHNEHNHPLLPPTTGNNIPLTAPQPEDLPAVMTNYVEVLLTATDSKGRSTTVSRYLLPHIVDVTIHTEPPGLTIEVNGTSFVTPVNVKSWERYTLNVTAPSPQVSSGATWNWASWSDGGARAHGYLTPGANSSLTASYSSALAPSAEGMLDTVSHQE; this comes from the coding sequence ATGACACCTTGGACTTGTCGTTTCGCGCGGCTGTTGCCGTTGTTCCTGCTGGCCCTGGCGTGTGCACCGGACCCTTCGACAGAAGGGGCCGCGAGCCCGGAGGGAACGGACTCCATCCAGACAGCCGCCACGTTGCCGCCGTCGTATTCGGACACGCAGGTGACGGCGGTGGCCCAGCCCACCGCGCTGGCCTTCACGCCGGATGGGCGGCTGCTCATCACCACGCAAGGCGGACAGGTGCGTGTGTACTCCGGAGGGGTGCTGCTGACGACGCCGGCGCTGAACCTGTCGTCCAAGCTCTGCACCAACTCGGAGCGGGGCTTGTTGGGCGTGGCGGTGGACCCGAACTTCATCAGCAACACGCACGTCTATCTCTATTACACGTTCAACAAGTTCAACACGTGCTCGACGAACATCACCAACGTGGCGGTGAATCGCGTGTCGCGGTTCCTGTTGTCGAGCAACAACATCATCAACCCGGCCAGCGAGGTGGTGCTGCTGGACAACATCCCCTCGACGGCGGGCAATCACAACGGCGGGGACCTGCACTTCGGCCCGGATGGGCTGCTCTACATCAGCGTGGGTGACGGGGGCTGCCAGCTCGGCGACCCCACGCGCTGCGCGGGACAGAACACCACCGCGCGCAGGTTGGACGTGATGCTGGGGAAGATGCTGCGCATCCGCAAGGACGGCACCATCCCCACGGACAACCCGTGGTTCGCATCGGCCGGCAGCCGTCGGTGTGGCAATCCCGCGGGCGTGCCGTCGGGCACGGGGCCGTGCCAGGAGAACTACGCGACGGGGCTGCGCAATCCGTTCCGCTTCGCCTTCCAGCCGGGCACGAGCACGTTCTTCATCAACGACGTGGGCCAGGGCGTGTGGGAGGAGATTGACGAAGGCATCAAGGGCGCGGACTACGGATGGAATACGCGCGAGGGGCACTGCGCGAACAACTCCACCACCAACTGTGGAGCGCCGCCCGCGGGGATGACGAATCCCATCTTCGATTACAAGCACGGGACCAACCCGTCGCCCTCGCCGTTCCAGGGTTGCAACTCCATCACGGGTGGAGCCTTCGCGCCTCCGGGAGCGTGGGCGGCCTCCGATGACAATGCGTACTTCTTCAGCGACTACGTCTGCGGGAAGGTGTTCAAGCTGACGCGTGGAGCGGGAGGCACGGTGTCCGTGAGCGCGTTCGCGACGGGACTGGGCAACAGCTCCGCGGTGATGCTGCGGTTTGGTCCCTCGGCCAATGGGACGGCGCTCTACTACACGACGTACGCGGGAGGCGGAGAGGTGCGGCGCATCAACTTCACGGGCGCGATGAATCGCCCGCCCGTCGCGGCCTTCACGGCGACGCCCACCGAGGGCGCCACGCCGCTGAATGTGCAGTTCGATGCGAGTGGAAGCAGCGACCCGGATGGCGATGCGCTGCGGTACGTCTGGACGTTCGGAGATGGCAGCGCGACGGTGGAGACGACCACGCCCACCACGAGCCATGTGTACACGGCGGCGGGGACCTTCACCGCATCGCTCACGGTGCGCGATGCTCGAGGGACCTCATCCGTCCAGGCGGCCACGCGACGCATCGACTCGGGGAACACGGCGCCCGTGCCCGTCATCACGGGGCCGCTGGAGAGCCTGCGCTTCTACGCGGGCCAGCCGCTGGTCTTGACGGGCACCGCCACGGACGCGGAGGACGGCACGCTCCCCGCGAGCTCGCTCTCGTGGCGCGCGCTCTTGCATCACAACGAGCACAACCACCCGCTCCTGCCTCCCACGACGGGCAACAACATCCCGCTCACCGCGCCCCAGCCCGAGGACCTGCCCGCGGTGATGACCAACTACGTGGAGGTGCTGCTCACGGCCACGGACTCGAAGGGGCGCAGCACGACGGTGTCGCGCTACCTCCTGCCGCACATCGTCGACGTGACCATCCATACGGAGCCGCCGGGACTGACGATTGAGGTCAACGGCACCAGCTTCGTCACGCCCGTCAACGTCAAGTCGTGGGAGCGCTACACGCTCAACGTCACCGCGCCTTCTCCACAGGTCAGCAGCGGCGCGACGTGGAACTGGGCCTCCTGGTCCGACGGAGGCGCCAGGGCCCACGGCTACCTGACGCCCGGCGCCAACTCCAGCCTCACGGCCTCGTACAGCAGCGCGCTGGCGCCCTCCGCCGAAGGCATGCTGGATACGGTCTCGCATCAAGAGTAG
- a CDS encoding TetR/AcrR family transcriptional regulator, with the protein MEEGVDALSVERLARKLGVTKGSFYWHYEGRPALLQAALARWEHLATEEVIARLEELPTPQERLQRLLAVTFDPAPAGRLEVAIAAAAANPLIQPVVARVSRRRIDYLVSLYRALGVSAREARAWALQAYSTYVGLLHLTITSPETLRSPRERADYVKHLAKVLMPE; encoded by the coding sequence TTGGAGGAGGGGGTCGACGCGCTGTCGGTGGAGCGGTTGGCCCGCAAGCTCGGCGTGACGAAGGGGAGCTTCTACTGGCACTACGAGGGGCGGCCCGCCTTGCTTCAGGCCGCGCTGGCGCGCTGGGAGCATCTGGCCACGGAGGAGGTCATCGCCCGGCTGGAGGAGTTGCCGACGCCGCAGGAGCGACTGCAGCGGCTCCTCGCCGTGACGTTCGACCCCGCGCCGGCGGGGAGGCTCGAAGTGGCCATCGCCGCGGCGGCCGCGAACCCGCTCATCCAGCCCGTGGTCGCGCGGGTGTCGCGGCGACGCATCGACTACCTGGTGTCGCTGTACCGGGCGCTGGGGGTGTCAGCGAGGGAGGCCCGCGCGTGGGCACTCCAGGCGTACTCGACCTACGTGGGGCTGTTGCACCTGACCATCACCAGTCCGGAGACGCTGCGCTCCCCTCGCGAGCGCGCGGACTACGTGAAGCACCTTGCGAAGGTGTTGATGCCCGAGTGA